The following nucleotide sequence is from Glycine max cultivar Williams 82 chromosome 9, Glycine_max_v4.0, whole genome shotgun sequence.
AAAGTAAAAGATGGCACCTTACATTTCTAGAGATAGAGcctctatttttgttttacttgCCTCACTAGTCCTTCCCTTTATTCTCCTGGACTATTCTTCTTCTGTGTTGTTTGCAAGTGCAAAATCCCCAAAATCCAAGGATGCTGATTTGTTAGAATTTGCTCTCAATTTGGAATACTTAGAGGCTGAGTTTTTCTTGTTTGGGGCTTTGGGGCATGGATTAGATGTAGTTGCTCCAAACCTAACTGGGGGAGGACCCCTTCCCATTGGTGCCAAAAAGGTTGAACTTGACGATCTTACCAATGATGTCATCTTGCAGTTTGCTTTTCAGGAAGTTGGACACTTAAGGTTTTGTTCTGTCTCTGCTCTTTGCATTTACAATTACTCTT
It contains:
- the LOC106794534 gene encoding desiccation-related protein PCC13-62 — protein: MAPYISRDRASIFVLLASLVLPFILLDYSSSVLFASAKSPKSKDADLLEFALNLEYLEAEFFLFGALGHGLDVVAPNLTGGGPLPIGAKKVELDDLTNDVILQFAFQEVGHLRAIKSKVTGFPRPLLDLSSKSFAKLMDNAFGKPLVPPFDPYANSLNFIIASYVIPYVGLTGYVGANRLLESATSREVKLQNQLI